Part of the uncultured Desulfobacter sp. genome, ACAACCCCGGCAGGTGTAGTCAGAGATCCTAATTTTTTTAAGATGGTCAAAGATATTCAGGTTAAAAATCATACCCTGGCCGAATCCATTGATCGTACAAATAAAGTGGTTAACGCTGTTGACCTTGCATCGGGCGAAGCATGTGAATATAAGTATGATTCCCTTGTCCTCTCCGTGGGAAGTCAGTTCAAAAAACCGCCGTTTCCCGGCATTGATCTGGAAGGTGTCCATTTTCTTCAAACCGTCGAAGATGCAAAGGGTATTAGAGAAGAAAGCGGTACCCTGGAAGGAAAAAATGCCGTGGTCATCGGTGCAGGGCTCATCGGGCTTGAGGCCACGGAAGCGTTGAAGGCCCAGGGCGTAAACATTACCATGATCGAAATGATGGATCAGGCGATGGGGAATATGTTTGACCATGAAATGGTGTTTCACCTGCACAATGAGCTTAAGAAAAACGGCGTTGTGCTCAAAACCCTGGAAACGGTCCGGGAAATCAAGGGGAATGATCAATCAACCGTACAATCCGTTATCACGGACAAAGGCGAATACCCGGCTGATCTGGTGCTGGTCGCTGTTGGCGTGAACCCCAACACCCAGCTTGCAAAAGAGGCCGGCCTTGAAATTGGTGAAACCGGAGCCATCCGGGTGGACAGTGCCATGCGGACCTCGGATCCCGACATATATGCCGGAGGAGACTGTGTTGAAAACGTTTCCATCATCACCGGAAAACCCGTTTATACCCCCATGGGGTCCACAGCCAACAAACACGGCAGAATCATTGGAGATAATATTTGCGGCAGACCGTCCGAATTCAAAGGGGTTTGCGGCACGGCCATCTGCCGGGTTTTTGGAATAAATGTATCCAGAACAGGTTTGACCGAAAAGCAGGCCAGGCAGATGGGGTATGACTGCGTTACCGTATTGAGTCCCGCCCCTGACAAGCCGCACTTCCTTGACGAAGCCAAGCTGATCATCATTAAACTGGTGGTTGACAAGGCCACCCACAAACTTTTAGGCGCCCAGATCGTGGGGCCCGGCGATGTGGCCAAACGCATGGAAGTGGTTGTGGCAAATATTTCCTCCGGGGCCGACGTCACAGACATTGCCCAGTATGATTTGGCCTACGCGCCGCCCTTTTCCCCGGCCATGGACAACATCATCACGGCAGCCAATATTGCTGAAAATAAACTTTATGACCTTGGCAGTTCTCTGTCACCTGTGGAAGTCCAGGCAAAAATAGATAACGGCGATGATTTTATCTTCCTTGATGTGCGCTCCCCCAAGGAGTATGAGCAGATGCGCATTGAAGATCCCCGGATAAAGCTGCTCCCCCTGGGTCAGCTGAGAAACTTTCTGGCCGAACTGCCCAAGGACAAGGAGATCATCGCGTTTTGCAAAATCTCATTGCGCGGGTATGAGGCCGAACGTATTCTGACCGGCGCCGGCTACAAAAACGTAAAGTACATGGATGGCGGAGTGGTGTGCTGGCCCTATAAGAAGTTTGTTGTTTCCTAGAACGTTTAAATTTAACTCTGTCGGCCCTGAACCTAAATATTGCTTATTGTGATTTTATATGAAAGAGCTCAGTAAGCTACTGAGTTCTTTCAACCTTCGTTGTGGGATGTCCTTCAGTGCTGATATGTCAGGTCAGCCCATGGCTGTTTATATAAAAATCGACATTGCCAGCATGCTTCCTGATTGTATTATCTTTAAGTCCAGAAGCTTTCAGCCATCTTTCGAAGTCGTCCAATAAGTTCTCATTATGTTTTCGAATTTTTTCACAGTCGGCTTCATATTTTT contains:
- a CDS encoding FAD-dependent oxidoreductase; translated protein: MKKKVLIIGGVACGPKAASRIKRLAPDTEVTILEKGELLSYAGCGLPYYISGQVKNDDDLMTTPAGVVRDPNFFKMVKDIQVKNHTLAESIDRTNKVVNAVDLASGEACEYKYDSLVLSVGSQFKKPPFPGIDLEGVHFLQTVEDAKGIREESGTLEGKNAVVIGAGLIGLEATEALKAQGVNITMIEMMDQAMGNMFDHEMVFHLHNELKKNGVVLKTLETVREIKGNDQSTVQSVITDKGEYPADLVLVAVGVNPNTQLAKEAGLEIGETGAIRVDSAMRTSDPDIYAGGDCVENVSIITGKPVYTPMGSTANKHGRIIGDNICGRPSEFKGVCGTAICRVFGINVSRTGLTEKQARQMGYDCVTVLSPAPDKPHFLDEAKLIIIKLVVDKATHKLLGAQIVGPGDVAKRMEVVVANISSGADVTDIAQYDLAYAPPFSPAMDNIITAANIAENKLYDLGSSLSPVEVQAKIDNGDDFIFLDVRSPKEYEQMRIEDPRIKLLPLGQLRNFLAELPKDKEIIAFCKISLRGYEAERILTGAGYKNVKYMDGGVVCWPYKKFVVS